The sequence GTGAGGCTAGTGTCCTTGTGGGCGAGGCGCTCTACTTCAACATGGGTTACATTGTGGAGTGCCAACTTGGTACACTCCGCATATCAATGTTCAAGAAGCCGATCGACGGCAAGGGGTGTCTCATGACGGCGGAAGACGGCACGCTGGGATTTGCTGCCGTGGTGGATGTCGCAAATCTAACCCTTTGGTCAATGGAGACCGGACCCGAGGGAGCCACTGGATGGGCGAAACTCAGGGTAATTGATCTTAAGGCGCTGCTCCCTGATGGATCCTTCTTGATCCGAGCACCTGAAGATGGGATTTGGAGCATCACAAAGGTTATCCCAGCACCTAAAGCTGGGATTATTGGCATTGCGGAGGGTACCCAAGTCATATTTGTGAGCACATATGCTGGTTCCTACATGGTCGATCTCAAGTCTCGACAAGTCAGGAAGGTGTCTCGTCCGGGCAAAATTATCTTTCCCTACATGAGCTTCTACCTCCCAGGTACTATTGCTTATGCCCATATATATAACCTTGTACAATCTGTCAGTGGCACTTAgcaacatggcataaaaatatggTTCTTAGCAAGAAACTTTACACATTGAGCTGAACATATGTGCTAAAGAAAGAGAGGTGTTCCTCTTGAGTACAAGTCCATATATCTTAATGATTCTATGAGCGCCTGTTTTTTTGAGGAACTTGTCGGTCCTTCTGATTGGTGATAAGCAAAATGTACATTGAGCTGAACATGATTCACCAATTGATTGATTTTACATTCCAGTTTCTCTCATTTCTGCAGCAATGGAAGCAGCTTCTACGGGCCAGGGGCAGTGAGCTGGTGTTCAAGTGTTTGCCAAGCTCTAGTTGCTGGTGCATCTGGATCAAGTGAGTGTGGCTCTGGATCTGTAGGAAGTAGTTGTTCTGTAGTAACTTTGTATAGGCCGTGTTAAGGTAGGACCAATGCTGCCGGTCTTAGTATTGGTGTATGGAACTTCGTTTAGGAAGCTGTTCCGTAGTCAAAACTGATCAGGTTAGTTGTAATCACCATGCTCAGATTTAGTTCATTTTGAACTAACCTCCTGTTTTTTGCGGGCTTATGCGGGATGAGCTTTGCCTGTGTGCTTCATTTTGAACTACCTTTGCTTCTATGCTTGCAGTTTGTAGGAACTTTGTTTGGAAGTCGTTGCTTTCAATGCTTGCAGTATGTAGGAACTCTGTTTAAGAGGTTGTTGCTTCCGTGCTCGCAATTTGTAAAGATTTCTAAGTTCAGTCAGTTTGTGATGTTGTTGAGAATAGTGGCACGAGCACATTTGAACAATCAGACTTGCAGGTGGAATCGACAATGCACAGGAGCAGCTCTGAACAAACGAAATGATTTACTCGAAACATCTAATATGTATATATAAGAACAGCTGGTATACAAGTGAGATCAGCAGTGCTGTTAGTTCCTAGGTCAAAAACAATTGACACATGTATATGGTGTCAGCATCTAGCTAGTGTCAGAATTCAGTAGCTGAATTAACCAGCCACTGATCAAAAGAATGAGCGAATTACGCAAGCTAATTCTCCAGAGAGCCTCCAAATCAAGATCAAACTCGAACTCATCCTTGCTGTTTGGTTCTCCAGAGAGCCGGGTGCCGCTTTTCAATTACCAGGCAGTCTCATTGTCATCTGGCGTTGCAGCATTGAGCGCTCCCGGACTGCAGCTTCCTCCAGAGGCAGATCATGTGCTGCGGCGACTGGTAGTGCGCGGTGTAGTAGCCGTCGAAGCAGCCGGCCTGGAAGAACTTGACGTCGTGCGAATACTCCACTGGCTGGCGAGTCTTGCTGAACTTCTGAACCCACATGCCCATGCTCACGTCTTCCATCTTGAACAGCTGCAACAATCAGGGGAAGCACAGCAGTTTGTTAGCCTTTAGACACACAGACACAAATGCTTCGATTTTTACTTGCTTACTGACAAGGATGGTGGTAATGACTTACTCTCAGTTTCTGGTTGTCAAACTCGGATACGATGTACTCAGCGATGTCTGATGAAATCACATAGCCCGGCCCGTTTGCGTAAGGTGGGTATACTTCCTCTTCCCATTCCTGAAAAAGGGGCAGGAAATTTACATCACACTCATGTATGCAGGGTAAAATATATCACTACCAGTGCCAGAACTTTGCCAGGAAGATGATACTCTGTTTTTTTCTAAAATAAATATGATACTTTAATACCACTAGTAGGCATGATAAACACAACACCCTGTGTTTAGAAGACTGATCATTAAATTTGCAATCATAATCATTGTTCCAGCTCGAGTAAAACCCATGCTTGCTTTAGGAAAGGCAGAGGCTAGCATGAACGCACTAAACAGAGTACTACTAAAACATGAGACTGGACAGGGGAACTAACAGATATGACCCGTAAAGCATTAATATGCTGAATAATGGAGGTCAAGTCACACCAATGAAGGAATTTGCATGGCCCAAGTGCCCAACACACAAGGACTTTTCAGTTTTTTTATTAAAAGGAAAAGCATGCTACAAGTAATTGCAAAGGAAGCTGCATCGTATCATACCTCATACGTTACAGCCCACTTTCCAGATCGCAAAGGTCTGTGGTAATAGTTTATGTTTCCCACATACATGCTCCCCCCATTCTTTACTTTCTTCACTTGATCCAACACCGCGTCAATTCTAACAAATGTGTCGTCGTCACACTTCATTACGTATTTCGCTTGCACAACTCGCACCTATAAAATAGAAAAAGTCAGAATGAGCATTTTTGTCGATGGAGCTGAAGCATGATCCAAGAACACTAATTTTTCTTACCCCATACTCAGCAATGGCAATAGTCTTTAAAACAACGAGGTCATAGCTATCCATGAAAGGGACCAGAACAATGTCACCAAAGAACTCAGCCTCCTTCTTCAGCTCCTCGTTGACCTCTTTTTTCCCATTCTGTAAACAAGTCTTCTATTAGAGTTTGCACAAGTCAGCAATATAACTGTTAAGGTGTAGCAATCAATCATCCACAGGtgcttaccagagcgacgaagaacCGGGCAACACTGTTAGACGATCTCCTTGTGGCAATCATCCATGACTTGCGAACGGCCATCCGCTCGGCGAAATGGTTGGCTGCAGAAAGGATGCCGATGAACAGCTCGACAGGTTCAGTCGGCAGAGGCGAGGCCTTCCACTGTTCAGACATTTCGAGGTATCGCTGTGGGTCGAAGCTAGGGTGTGATTTGGGCAGATGGGCTGCAGAAATCGACTCGATGTCAAGGTCCCCGTTCAACGACAGGCCCGTCGCGTCCTCGAGGTTGTAACCCTGTTAGTTAAATCAACAGATTGACAGCGCACCATCAGATAACAAGTTCTCCATCCTTGATATACAGTATTATGTAAGTAACCAACGAGCAATCTCTGCAGAGGCATGGCAAAAATCTTACAGTGCGGTAAGGGAAGGATGCAACATGTTGCCCGTCGACATTGACATGGTAGCCTTCGAGACCGGCTCTGATGGTTAGGACAAAGAGCTTGCCCTCTGCAAACGGGTACGCCTGTTGGACAGACACCTTGTCTGGCTCCGGTTTGCCGATCAAAGTGTTGAGCAGCCATTTTATGTTTGACGATTCCTCTGTCTTGGCGCCATCATCCCGAGTCCATTCCTCACACTTGATTTCGCCATCAACTGAAAGATTAAAACCAGCATGTTATGATTCACAGCGACATCAAGCAAATTCAGGTGATGCAAATTGTTTTTGTTTTAACGAACAAATAAGATTCCAAATTGGATAGTACTACTCTGCAATCGAAGGAGCGTATTCAATTTCCTAGCGTACGATGGGAGAAAAGTAGAATTTAGAGTCTGCAATCGACGGAGCTCACCTCTGTTGTCGTCGGGCCGCGACGCCGGGCCCTCGCAGCGCTGCGGCAGCGCCCACTGCATGCGGTAGCAGGTGTTGAGCTCGATGACGGGGCGGCCGGTGAAGTCCCCGGCGAGCCTGGGGTTGAAGTGCAGTATCCTGGGCGGCTCCTCCCCCTGCACGGCCTTGGTGCCCAGCAGCTCCACCATGAACTGCGACgacgccgccccctccctcctcctcggcCGGGCCACCACGGTCACCCGCGAGCCAACGGCCATCCCGCACGGCAGCTCGACGGCCACCGGGGTGCTGGCGAGCCGGTCGCGGGGCACGGAGACTGCGGCGGGGCAGGACGCGGGGGCGgacggggagggggagggggatgagGAGGCGGAGGGGGAGAGGAGGTGGGGCAGGAGGGGAGCCGCGGCGGcgaaggcggaggaggcggcggcgtcgatggaggaggcggaggaggggtTTGCGCGGACGCGGATGGAGGAGAGCGCGAGGCGGGCGCAGCGGGGTGGGTCGGGGGTCGGGAAGGTGCGCGTGTGGGGCCGGAGCGGCGCGGATGTggtgatggaggaggaggagcgggcctcgagctcgcggcggcgcgggcggtcgGCGGTGGCGACGGGCGCGACGGAGACGGAGGGCagctcgaggaagaggaggaagcagaggtacCCCGCCGCCGCGAGCATCAGCGCCAGCCGGCACGCGCGCTTGGGCGGCATGGCGATGGCGGTTCGCGTGGGCGTGGTGGCGGTCAGAGGAGGAGGGAGGTGGGAGTAGCCGTTCCGGAATGGGTCCGCGGCCGGGGCGGGGCGGGTTTATTGCGGACGGACGGAAGGAAGCGGGGGAGGAGTGCGGTGGCCGCGGGCGCGGGTCGTGTTTAAACTTTAAAGGCCGGGCCGGACCGGACCGTTGcgccggcggggcggcggtggtggggaTTCTGAGAGCGGCTGACAGCGCGCAACGGCTTGTTTCTGCGCCGTTTTGGCTGTATGTATGCCTGAACCGGAGTAGGCTCGTGCCAAAAAAAAAAGGAGGAGAAAGGCAGGAAGAATGCGTGCGTGTGTGTCCATTTACACGTgacgtgcgcgcgcgcgcacacacacatagggCCTGCACGTGCGCTCTTTTGTGCGTCTGCTTGTTCTTTTGCTCCTGCGTCCACGGGTTGATTACTTTTTTTTTGCGCCCACGGGACTGATTTATCTTGGCCTCGAAGGAAAGGTGGCTGCCTTTGTGTTTGCGGCATGGCGTGGCGGCGtggccgtccgtccgtccgtcgatGGTTGACGACGCGGCGACAGAAGGAAAAGGGAGGGGTCGGCGGGCCGAACCCGGACGGATGCGCACCACCGACGCGGAACGCACTGCTGGATGTGGCTGGGTCGTTGTGTTGCGTCGGGTCGGGGCCGCGTGTGGAGGCGGCGACTCACGCTGTGGCGTGTGGTGGACCGGGCTGGGCTGGGTAGTGGCCGGCCGGTAGGTTGGTTTGGTTTGAACTCAACTCAACTCAACGCTCAACGCGGCGGGCGGGCGGAGTCAGCTGCGCAGGTACGACTCGGCTCCTCCCAGTCCCAGAGAGAGACTGGTGGAAGGAAGAGTGGTCGTCCagccagggccggccctgagggggggcaggggaggcggccgccccgggcccccgataTCTTGGGGCCCCTCCTATCTGGCCAAGTTTAACATATGTAAGTTAAGTAATCTGGGCCTTGCTGGGTGAGGAGAAGAAAAAGGCAAAGTGGGCTTAGTAGAACCGTGCAAGTACGTGCTTTGGCAGCCTACGACACGAGTACTTTGACCATCCGATGGATCTAGGTTTGCGTATGGATTGCCTTGGGGCCCTCGTCTCCATCTTCACTAATCGCCTGCGCCACCGAGCGCTGAGTGCtggccgccggccgccggccgccaGCGGACGCAGAATGCCCACCGAGCACAGGCTATCTCGGTCCTTGCCATACACACCATCGTTGATTTCAAATAAGGTAGCTTATTATGTCTTGGTGATTTTGGCTTATCTTCTGCCCTAGATATTTGCCATACGACCTTGTGTTAAGTTTTTAATTTGTACTTGTCTCTTTTATATTTTAGATCTACTATATCCGGTGGTGAGAAAAAAGAGATGAGAAAATGATTAGATGAGTTGATAGTATCACAGAGATCGTTCTGGATGAGCAAACTAACGCTAATCAAGAGATGATGAACATACAGAAGTCAACATTGACATCGCAGAATGTTGGAAGAAAATTCTAAGGTAATATTGTAAATGTTTTTGGTAACATTTCATATATGAAGTAAATATTCCATAGACTTATTATTCCATCCATCTCTATATCTAACAAGAATGAAGGTCATGTGttacttttgtccttagtccaacCTTCCTACATCCTTCTCTTGGTTTTGTTTATCTCTCTCTCATCTTTGATTTTTCCCGATTAATTTTGCCAAAAAACCCTCAATTGTCCCAATGTATTATTAACTTATTATTATTAACATTTCTACTATTTATAAAGAACACAACGTTCAGTCTTAAGTTTGTCCTTTGTCCAACCTCCCTATGCCTCCTcctaattttcattttttttttcatatttgGTTTCGTCCCACAAAATTTTCTTAAAACCTCCTTAACTAACCTATGTTTTACTGACCTACTATTTGGTAAACTAATTAGTGTCTTCGTTGCAATGCACAAAAAAATATCTAGTATGCTAATAGAAGGGCCCCGGTTTTtactttcgccccgggcccccgaattctcaggaccggccctgcgtccagccatccatccatccatctaggcGTATCGTGTACGGTCAATGTGTGCCGTGCATCTGTCTGTCTCGCTGTTTCTCTTCGTGCTCGACGAACCTTCCCGCCCACCCGCCATATGGACCGGTCAGGCGGTCAGGCTTGTTTCTCTTCCTGCTTGGGTCGGTGCGCTACGCCAAGGACGCGGCCAAACGCGCGCGGCGCGGACCCGGCCAGCCATTTGCCGATGACGACGCCCGATGTCTACGTACAGTACGTGCGTGCGTTGCGACGGCTGGTGCAAACAGACGTCGCCATCGCCCAACCCAGCGCGCCTCACGAGCAGATCCATATTCTCCACTAGCCTGACCCTCCAGCGACATATACGTACGAACGGACGGCACGTAACGCGTGTGCCCATGTCCTCCCATGGACTGCTCGTCAGGGACACATGCACCCGTTTTTCTATTCCCCTTCCCCCTCTCCAGCCACACCCACCCTCGCCCCGCCCTAGCCGTCGCCACCGCCCCAATTTTTCTCGGCCATGCGATCTCCAGCATGGCCGCAAAGCCCAGGCCCTCCCCTTCGGAGCCCCCTTCCTCGACGCCCGGGCCTGTACAACCCCGCCCGCCTTATATTTAGTGCATTCGGCGGCCGAATTTGGAGCGGACCTACCCCGGTTTGAGCTCACCCCGGTTGCCGGAGGGCACGCACTGCAATGGACTGGTCGGGTACTAGACCACAAAGCCCTGGCAAGGCCCTcaggccgcatgcaggtactgaaTCCGCCCCTAGCCGTTCGGATCGAACCCGTCGCTAGTTTGCCGGCAAATACATGAACGGCCGTCGTCCGGGCTCGGTACTGGCCCAAaggctcgtcggcgcaccgttgccgcTCATAAAATGCGACGACTATCCACGGAAGgtcttgcgccgcgtgtctacaacgccgaaaCATCCTAGATGTGTGTTTCATCGATCGAGTGCgcaaacgatggggtatgtgctagtTTAGCTATGGTTGTGCTTTCGGATTCGGCTCGTTTTGCTTAAACTCATATGTGTATTGTGTAGGATAGATGCAACTTTTGGTATTGAGAAGACGAATACATCGATCTATTGACAGAGCGCAATTTAATAGATGTTCATGCACTTGTTGttagaatagaggctagagatgagactagatgcgaagaagcaacgtctacttctttagacttgaagaagaaag comes from Triticum aestivum cultivar Chinese Spring chromosome 5B, IWGSC CS RefSeq v2.1, whole genome shotgun sequence and encodes:
- the LOC123113804 gene encoding hydroxyproline O-galactosyltransferase GALT5, with amino-acid sequence MPPKRACRLALMLAAAGYLCFLLFLELPSVSVAPVATADRPRRRELEARSSSSITTSAPLRPHTRTFPTPDPPRCARLALSSIRVRANPSSASSIDAAASSAFAAAAPLLPHLLSPSASSSPSPSPSAPASCPAAVSVPRDRLASTPVAVELPCGMAVGSRVTVVARPRRREGAASSQFMVELLGTKAVQGEEPPRILHFNPRLAGDFTGRPVIELNTCYRMQWALPQRCEGPASRPDDNRVDGEIKCEEWTRDDGAKTEESSNIKWLLNTLIGKPEPDKVSVQQAYPFAEGKLFVLTIRAGLEGYHVNVDGQHVASFPYRTGYNLEDATGLSLNGDLDIESISAAHLPKSHPSFDPQRYLEMSEQWKASPLPTEPVELFIGILSAANHFAERMAVRKSWMIATRRSSNSVARFFVALNGKKEVNEELKKEAEFFGDIVLVPFMDSYDLVVLKTIAIAEYGVRVVQAKYVMKCDDDTFVRIDAVLDQVKKVKNGGSMYVGNINYYHRPLRSGKWAVTYEEWEEEVYPPYANGPGYVISSDIAEYIVSEFDNQKLRLFKMEDVSMGMWVQKFSKTRQPVEYSHDVKFFQAGCFDGYYTAHYQSPQHMICLWRKLQSGSAQCCNAR